ctgttagtgtcttaacaaccgttccacaggtgcatgttcatcaattgtttatggttcattgaacaaacatgggaaacagtgtttaaaccctttaaaatgaagatctgtgaagttatttcgatttttacgaattatctttgaaagacagggcccTGAAAAAGGTGACGTTTCTGTTTCTGCTGTGTTTAGGATGACCCATTTGATTATCTTCTCTGAGTTAGAATATTTCCTCACCAGCATAACACTGTATCAAAAAACATAAAGCGAAAATGATGTGTGATGAATACGTTGTTGTCTTAAATTCAAAACCTCTGATCATGTTTTTCAATCTATATGTCATTTTACTATCCTTATGGGAAATAGGACCTAGGGAGATACATAAGCTTAAACTAATAGGAATACCTAAACAGATGTGACATACAGTACACTCTGATAACCACTAAATATTCCAACCCTGAAATCTTGTGCCCCCTCTCCCTGACAGCTGACGCTGGATCCCAGGGCTCTGATTGGGATGGGAAACAACCATTCTCCAAGGGTACTCGTCGTCTCCCAGAGCTGAGACTGGTcctcctgggagagagagagacggggaagaGCTCGGCTGGGAACACCATACTGGGTGGAGGTGGAGAAGCAGCAGGGTTCTTCCAGACAGGGAGAGTGACGGAGGAGTGTGCCCGGTGCCAGGCAGAGGtcgtttttacatttacattgtagtcatttagcaaacgctATGTTCAGCGTGACtaacagtcagtgcattcaactatgGTATGGGtaaaaacaaccacatatcataaAGTTATCTTCAGAAAGCCACTATCAGCATAATCAGTCCTAGTAATAAAATACAAAAGCGAGTCAGTGTGTTGTGAGACAACAGTAATGTGTATCTTATTTTGCCATTTTTAGGTAGCCATGAGGCTGGTCACCGTGGTGGACACACCCGGTTGGGAAGGTGGAGTAGCAGGCCCCACCCCAGAGAGGGTAAAGCGGGAGATGGTGTGGGGTAGCGTGTCCCTGTGCCCCCCGGGACCCCACGCTGTGCTCCTCACCCTGAGGGTGGACACCCTGGTCGGTTCCACACCTGTAAGAGAACACCTGGAGCTCCTGGGGGAAGAGGTCTGGAGGCATGCTGtcctcctgttcacccatggAGACCAGCTGAGGGAGGGGGTGGGCATTGAGCAGCACATCCAAAGCGGGGGGAGGGACCTTAAGTGGCTGGTGGAGAAGTGTGGGAGCAGGTATGTCTGCTGTCCTTATCTCTCTGTTTTGGTTGTTGTCGTTTCTTGTTCTTCTGTTTAATTCGTAATCTTCCTCCGTAAGGCGTATTGAGACATTGTGATAATGCACTGAAAAGTAAAAACTTGACTTGACAGGTACCACGTCATCAGTAATCTGAATGGATGTGGGGACGCCGCTCAGGTGTCAGGCCTGCTGGAGAAGGTCGAGAAGATGGTGGCCGGGAACAGGTGCGAGGCCTTCTCGTCGCTAGTGCAGGAGGTCAGCGACCTCACCAGACAGAGGAATGAGAAATCCAACCAGCGTCTCAAAGAGGTTGGTGACAAGATGCAGCGTCAGGAGATGGAGCTCaagaggatgagggagagggaggtcaAGAGCATCCGCTGGTTTTTCGATCGGAAGAAGAAAGTTAAATCTCCGGGGAAGTCAGGCGTGGaaaaagaggaggatggaggggaggaggaggaagagaaaaggAGTGATGGGAGGAAGAACGAAATGGGCGAACTGGAGGAGAGGATTAGGTGGCTGACAgaggataaggagagagagattcaggatCTGGCCGCGGAAAACTACAGATTCATCGCTGCGCTCGATCAGAGAAGCAGAGAGCTAGAGGAGATAGTCATCAagcgagaggagaaagagagagagattgaagagCTGAACGAGAGAGTTGATGAGCAGCAAGTGAAACTGCTCGACCTTGAGCGTGTCGTCGAGGAGAAAGAACAAgataaaaaagagagggaggaagagtttAGAGGAAAGCATCAGGAATGGAGGAGGGAAGCAGAGGAGTTGAAAGACAGGATAGCCCtggaagaaaaagaaaaagaggaATGGATAGAAAGAGGAAAAACGTCACAGAACGAGATGTATGAGTCAAAACAGTTGTATGAGGAGAGACGTTTACAGTATGAGGAAGAGATGCAGAGAAAACTGCATGAaaaagaggaagagatggagagaaaactgcatgaaaaagaggaagagatggagagaaaagtgcatgaaaaagaggaagagatggagagaaaagtgcatgaaaaagaggaagagatggagagaaaactgcatgaaaaagaggaagagatggagagaaaactgCATGAAAAAGAGGAAGAGATGGAAGGAGTGAGACTGCTATCTGAGACAAGGGAGACAGAAAGGAGGGATGAGCAAAGAAAGAGAGACGAAAGGGAAAAGAAAGAGATGAgcaagctgaaagaaatcattgaaaagaaaaataaagaaataactgATACACAGCAATTggttacagagaaagaaaaagagattgTGAAAGTGAGGGCGAGATCCGTTGACAACGTAAAAGAAATTGAGCGGCTGAAAGAAAACAACGAACAGCAGGAGTCTGAGGCGGTGGCAATGCAACGGCAACACACAGAGGACAAAAGTAGGAGAGATGCCGAGTCAATGGACAAGTTACGAGGGAAAGAAGTGGAGCTCAACAACTTAAAACAAAAGGACGGGGAAAATAAGAGAGAACTCGTCAGTTTAAGGCAAACcattaaacaaacaaaaacagaactggaAAACTTAACTGCCATGATGGAGAAGGAAAGGATGAACATGATACAGGAATATGAAAAGGAAATGAAGACGAAGGAAGAGGAGATGAGGTTGATGTTAGAAGACAACGAAAGTGCTACCAGCCAACTGCAGAAAATGGAGGAAGAAAGTAGAAGGAACATTTCAGGCATGACAGAATGCTTAAGGGACAGCCAGAGGAAGGTTGAGGTACTGCAGGAGCTGAACGTGAAATTGAAGAAAGAGATGGACAACCTCAGGAAGAAGTGTCAGGAGTATGAGGGGGACCAGGGGGTTCAGAGGACcgagagggagagcagggaggcTGACATCAGGGAGCTGCTCTGTGGATATGAAGAGCAGTTAAAAAACAAAGATGGGGAAATCCACCATGTTATGGAAGAGCGGGACCTGGAGGTTGCTGCGTTGAAACAGACGAACGATGAGAGACAGAAGGAGCTGGAGAAAATGAAAGAAgagaaggaggtgagagagaaacaggtgGATGAGATACGAGGGTGTTATGAGAAGAatctgagagaaagacagaatgagCTGAAACAGACGGCTGAGGAAAAGGAGAAAGAGCttgagaaaagggagagagtgtATAATGAGAAGGAACGAGAACAAGCAAGAAGTAAAGAAGTGCTGGATAACAGAGGATGCGAACTTGAGACAAAAGAGGCAGAGCTAGTGAAAAGAGAAGAAGTGCTAGTGAAAGGAGAGGAAGTGCtagtgaaaggagaggaagagctagtgaaaagagaggaagggctagtgaaaggagaggaagggCTAGTGAAAAGAGAGGAAGGGctagtgaaaggagaggaaaggctagtgaaaagagaggaagggctagtgaaaggagaggaaaggctAGTGAAAAGAGAGGAAGAACTGGAGAAAAGAGAGGAAGGGCTAGTGAAAACAGAGGAAGAGCTAGTCAAAAGAGAGGAAGATctagtgaaaggagaggaaaatctagcgaaaggagaggaagagctattcaaaagagaagaagaattagtgaaaggagaggaagagctaATGAAAAGAGAGGAAGAGCTAGTGAAAAGACAGGAAGAGCtagtgaaaggagaggaagagcgagtgaaaagagaggaagagctagtgaaaagagaggaagagctagtgaaaggagaggaaaatcTAGCGCAAGGAGAGGAAGAGCTATTCAAAAGAGAAGAAGAATtagtgaaaggagaggaagaacTAGTGAAAAGAAAGGAGGAGCTATTCAAAAGAGAAGAAGAATtagtgaaaggagaggaagagctaGTAAAAGGAGAAGAAGCGCtagtgaaaggagaggaagagctaGTCAAACAAGAGGAAGTGCTAGTAAAAAGACAGGAAGAGCtagtgaaaggagaggaagagctaGTCAAACAAGAGGAAGTGCTAGTGAAAAGACAGGAAGACCAAGTTAAAGGAGAGGAAAAGCTagtgaaaagagaggaagagcTATTCAAAAGAGAGGAAGTGCAAGTTAAAGAAGAGGAAAAGCTAGTGAAAAGACAGGAACAGctagtgaaaggagaggaaaagcTAGTGAATAGAGAGAAAATGCTTGTGAAAAGAGAAGAAGAACTTGAGAAAAGAGAGGAAGAACTTGAGAAAAGAGAGGAAGAACTagtgaaaagagaggaagagctagtgaaaggagaggaagaacTTGAGAAAAGAGAGGAAGAACTAGTGAAAAGAAAGGAAGAGCTagtgaaaagagaggaagagctagtgaaaggagaggaagagctagtgaaaggagaggaagagctagtgaaaagagaggaagagctagtgaaaggagaggaagagctagtgaaaggagaggaagagctagtgaaaagagaggaagagctagtgaaaagagaggaagagttagtgaaaggagaggaagagctaGTGAAAAGAAAGGAAGAGCTagtgaaaagagaggaagagctagtgaaaagagaggaagagtTGGAAAGTAGAAGACGAGAAGTAAAGAACTGGGAGGAAGATCTAGAAATAAGACAGAAAGGACAAGAAAAACGGAAACAGGAGTTGTGGAGCCAAGAAAAATGCTTGAAAAGAAAGGAAGAAGAGTCTGAAAGCCAAGAACAAAACATCTGCAGCAAGGAGCAAGATGTGGAGAAAATAGAAAAAGAGCTGCAAAACAGAAAGAACCAACTTGATAGTAGGGAATATGATTTAAAAACTTCGGAAGAAAATATTAAGAAAATCGAGCTGGATCTAGAAAACCTGCAGCGACAACAGGACAACCGTCAACTAGAGCTGGATGAAAGGGAAAATGAACAAGGGAGTGGGAAGATAGAACATCAGAACCAGAGAGAGGATctggaaaaaagagagagagaactgagggCCAGAGAACATGAACTCGACAACAGGGAACATGATTTGAGACGTGGAGAACAAGGGTTGGAAAACAAGGAAAAGGATGTGAACAACCGACACCGCGACATGGACAAAAGACAAGAAGAATTGGAAAATATACAACAAGACCTTGAGAAAAGGGAGCTTCACCTGGAGAATAGAGAAGAAAAAATAAAGAAGCATAGACAAGCTctggaaaaaagagagaaagagatccaAGAGAGCAAACAAGGACTTGAAAACAAAGAACACAATTTGAAGAATGAAGAGCAAGAGTTACTGAACAGGAGAACAGAGCTAGAAATTCAAGGGAAACATATGAGCAACAGGAGCCAAGACATGGAAAagctggagggggaggtggaaaaCCATCAGCAAGAGCTAAAGAACAGAGAGGAAGGTTTTGACGAACAAATGCAAGAGTTGAGGAATTGGGAGCAGCGTCTAGAAAGACTTGAAACAGaactagagaggagagggcatgAACAGAGGAATACAAATAATAGATTCAAGGAAAAGGAGCGAGAAGTGAATCATTTTGAAAAAGATCCGGATGGCAGAGATTATGACGTGGAGATCAGAGAGCCTAACGGATTGATACCAAGCCACGAAGCACATGGAGGAGATGTATGTGACATGACAGCAAGATATGATAATGTGACACTAGAGGGTATAGAGGATTCCCATATGATGTACCAGGAAGTAGGAGTGGTGGAGAAAGAAGGACAGGAACTGCAGGGAAAAGAACCAGAGAGGAGTGGAAGCATCACAGACCGGGAAGATCAGAAGATGATGGAATGTGCCTCGTCTGCAATCTTAAACAATAACAGTCAGTTTGAAAGAATGGCAGCGccagaagagaaagaggaggctaGACAGAATCTGGAAGAACAGATGATAGAAGaagaaggagacaaggagagaaatagagagcatCCCAAACAGGAAGGGGATTCTCAGAACACAGGGAAGGAGTGTGTTCCGTTAAAAAGAGGGAGCCAGGATGAGATATGGCCGGAAGAATGTAAAAAGAGGGGGAGAAtgggtgaagaggaggaagaggaggataatTATAAGGAAATTGAAGATGTAAACGTTATCTCAGACTTAAAGTTAACTCCAAGTCCAGGCCCCAGTGTAGAAAACACTAAACACATCCAAAGGTCTGAGCTGAGGCTGGTACTGTTAGGGGAGACTTGGTCCTCCCGTCACCCAGCAGGGTACACAATCCTGGGCAGGGAGGCCTCACACCCAGGTGAGTCCATCTCTATGCCATGGCGGGGACAAATCGCTGGAAGACAGGTCAGTGTGGTTGAACCACTTGGGCTAAAGTGGCGTAACGGACCAGACGGCAACACCTCCATCCCCACAGACCCAACACAGCTCCAGAACATCTTCCATAGTGTTTCCCTGTCCCACCCAGGTCCCCACGCTATCCTCCTGGTCCTACCAGCCTACCTGTCATTCACACAGAAGTATCGGAGAGCGGTGGAACACCATATGAGTGTGCTCGGGGAAGATAGTTGGCGTCGCACTATGGTGCTGTTTACGTGGGGGGAAGCTTTAGGGGAGAGCGCTGAGCAGCACATATTGAGGAATGGGGACCTCCAGTGGCTGGTGGGACAATGCGGCGGTAGACACCATATTCTGGCCAGCAGGAAGAACAACTCTCAAACAGCAGAGCTAATGGAGaagatagaggagatggtggcAGGAAACGGTGACTATCAATGTAATGGAGACTGATCTTCAGTTGGGATGAGTAGAGATAAATGGAGAGACAAAGGATGGACTGGGATGATATGAGAGGGAAATAATCAGTTGTTTGAAATCTTTGTGAACAGGCCAATGGcgggatgttttatttcatgtGTAGTTTTTAAATCATTTTTGATATAAAATATCATTCATTGATGAGGAGATATGCAACAGTTACCAAATACAGAGCCAAACTACAGAAGCAAAAGAAATCACGGATGAGTCGTTCACAAATGTCACAAATATTCCAACTTCAATGAATTATTCCTTGACAATCCTTTTACATACAAATGTCAAACATTTACCAAACATGCTTGCTCCAAAAGGACTTTTTCATGTGTTACATTTCAGCAAGATCCAAAATGTTGTGGTCGTTTTTTGTTCCAGTTTCGCACGGAACGACCACATAAGAATGCTTATAGGTAAAAAGTTGGATTTACAGTATGTGAGTTCATAGTTTCTCCACAAGATAGAGATCTTGTATCACTTTCTGTGGACGGCAGATGGAGCGTTTCAAGATGCTGATGTTCAACATGTTGATAATAAATTGGATTAAAGGAGTTGAAATGTGTCCAAGCACCAGTACGTTTAATGAAGACATCATAAGTGAAATATGAAGTAGGCTAATGTATACAGGGTCATAGTGGGccagggcccgtatccacagTATCGCAGagttggagtgctgatctaggattagGTCCCCTCCTTGTCCATGCAATCTTATTCATGGAGATTTAAAAgataaaactgatcctagatcaacactcctacactgagatgctttgtgaaaacaggcacatttataaaaaaaatagaaGATAAACAGGAAAAACTAATCCCATTCTTGTAAAATGTGAATGATTAAATATTACTGAATTGTTGCAATTCATCTTTTGAGATTTTATTCAACTGTGCTTCTCTGTGTTGAAGAGAACAAGGAACTGTAGCAGTATTTACCGACACGTATAATAGGCCTAAAACGTGTGAGCTACATTCATCTTTATCagaacacattttgccatggtgttTTCACAGAAATAAAAGTAGATATTTGTCGGTGGGCATTAGCCAGCCTTTCATAAAATCTAAATGTGTCTTTATGAAGATTGCTGACCTATATTTCATTGCTAGGAGGGTAGGGGAGCTAAGTATTGCCGCAGGGAATCTCACCAGAGACAGCTCTGCGGTTGACAGGTAAAATATGATTCTAGATGAGTGGGTTATAGTCTATATGGCTTTAAAAGCGTCAAGCTTGTATACCAAGGGCGAAATTAAGGTGTAGATATTGGGAGGGACGAATGGTAGATGGAGGGTCCATGGGGTCCTCCCCcagatttgttttgtttttacattttaaaacgcatttcctgcaattctacacagtttGACATGACTTATTATTCCTCGCTTGGGGGTATttgaggggtatatggaggggtatttTGAAAACACAATATAAGTGTAAGGATAACAGGAAGGCCCCTCAATAAAAAAATTTGGGGGGGAAACAGCGacatttctgcatttcaacacattttgccatgagtcTGAGGAAATTTTTTGCAGTTTAAAAGTAACTATCCAGTGAAAATATaacttttaaaagttaatattctgttaactcatgcCCCCTATAAttttgttgactcatcctatactcatatttgtggccaaagcataaataaatacaaataatacattaaaaaacacCTCAAACTTGTATTTCAAACAGACCGTTTAAAAAAAGGATTGCTATTTTCTCATAGAGGATGATGTCATCCTtctgaggaggatgagctggccaatcagcagtcTACTCGCTTGAATATTTTTTATGACCGGTATACGCTGTGACAGACAAATTACGAATTTACCTGATTTATTTGATATTAACGGTTAACAATTAATATTTAACTAATAGTAAGACATTTCTGTCTtactagtgtctgtgtttttcaaatcaaatcaaattgtgtttgtCACATGTGCCTTAATACAACAGgtaatacaaccttacagtgaaatgcttacctacaagcccttaaccaacgatgcagttttaagaaaatacccacAAAAAGAATACCACTCTAGTTCCTTGCAGCTAATCTGGGCGTATGGTCACTAGAGATGGCTTGAGCTGACAAATGAGTTAAAGACTGCATTACATATACAAGAATGTGTTTTACTAGAGATAGTTTAGGAGTAGAACAATCCCTCATTGTCTCAAAATCATCCTTGCAACTGGGAAACTAAGCCAAGGTGGGGTGAAGACAACAACCCTGTGGAGATAATGACTGGATGAACCCAGAGTGGCTTATGATGCTCCTTGGTCTGcatgggaggggtggaaccaaACATGACGAAGAATTTTTTGTGTCAGCTATATATAGTACTCTGTATTTGTGTAAAGGTTATGTTACTCGGTCCAACACTCAAGGGTGTGGGGTCGACCCccctcattattgcaataattaaatgatattaaataaagatgattgtttgaagaaataacagtctctctcagtatgaatttccacgacaacgcccacaccattctgttgtttggGTATAacaacaccattccaacacagaaaagctgctttttggaaggaaaactatgTAACTCATATTGTCATTAATTATAGGCCATATTTCTTATTTCAAAGCTGGAAACATTggacagctactgtatgttaaagaTCGTCTTTGggcaaaaatataaaaataaggtCTTTAAACGGTATAACTGATCAATGCACCATCATACAAGGTAATTTAatgcttaaaaaatatataatggatGAATAAGATATTTGGCTAGAGGAGTGCCATTTCTTACCGATCTCTACCGCTTCTGTCCAAAAACAAATCCTGTGCAATGACAtcaacacatactggaggagttactggctagctacaaGTGGCTAGCTTAGTTAACGAGCTATCTATGTCGGTCGCGGCGCATATGACCAGAATTACACATACAGTAGATGAGCCAGGAAAGGCACACCGCATTTCAGTTGGAAAATTGAGAAAGAGGAGTTGGACCGTTTTCCGTGCCTAAAGTCGACCGGTAAAGCAAATTTCCAGCAATTATTCACATTTTGCCATTGCTTATGTGTTCGTATGCTATAATATTTATTTGAGATTTTAAAGAAATTACTGGAGGGGACGAATCGACCTGTTCTGAATTTTGGAGGGGAAATGTCCCCCCATACCTCATGGCAATGTTTCATATCAACTTAAAAGACATGTGgatcagttggtaaagcatggtgcttgcaaggccagggttgtgggtttgattcccatgggggaccagtttggggaaaaaaatacaaaaatgtatccactcactgctgtaagttgttctggataagtgcctctgctaaattactaaaatgtagtACAAAAATATGAAAGCAAACAGCTTTTCTAGCTCACAGACCTCTAGGAGAGCCAAACACTCAATGGTAATTGTGGAATGATTGACTTGTCGCTGCTGCGAATGTTGCCATTTCTGTAACCAATCATTATACAATGCCATCGGTCTGTCATTGAGCGAGGACTGGATGTGTGAAATGCTCTCTCAAAGAAGTCCATTTTGACAATGTGTTTGAACATCGCTGCAGGGGGCAACTATCTTTCAGagtgttatttttttttatcaagcACTTATTGACTATAAAAAAGAGATATGGTTTGTCCTCATCTCCCCACTCCTCTTTCAATGTCCAATTGCAATGGATGTATCTAATGGCCTGTAGGCCGCCTACTGTAATTGCGCACTAAACTTGCAAATGTGAAATGTGCGGTGAAAACGATGCTTGTGTCTTTCCAAATGTCCACTTTGTGTCATTTAAAGTCCACTCACCGCCAACGTGGGATAGCAGAGTCACGCGTTGGTAGTTCATGGCCTTGGTCAGAAAAAAAAACGTCTGATGCTACAGTAGCTTAGCATAGCAGGAACCGCTGTCACCATTCTGTAACTCAAATTTCCAGATTTAATTAAAATAATATTTTGAATAAATGATGAttgggcaactcaatattaggaaggtgttcctaatgtttggcatACTCAACATACTGTAGGTGTTCTCCTGGTTGGAAACTGACTGGAAAAAGCTGACAATCATGTTTAATCTTGTTTATTAGCAAATCTAGCAAAAACTTATTAGCAAATCTAAGTTTTAAACACTGACATGTAGGTTCTAAATGTGTCACATGTTTAATGGTTTTACAGTGTAAGAAAAGCATCAGACATATATAAAATATTTG
This is a stretch of genomic DNA from Salvelinus alpinus chromosome 11, SLU_Salpinus.1, whole genome shotgun sequence. It encodes these proteins:
- the LOC139534397 gene encoding trichohyalin, which encodes MESQGEGYPPFSVSTGGDESMQGVMQKELNHSTSAPPLPELRLVLLGRKGTGKSSAANTILGGIGGFESGRPTEECSKKRADLTGRRVTVVDTPGWEWYYPLNSTPDWVRRETLRSMSLCSPGPHVILLVIRSCASVTESYRKQIEEHLESLGEGVLDHTMLLFTRGDELGVVPMEQRILTGGAAFQQLLRRCGNRYHILDNKSRGDGTQVRELLRKMVEMVENKGGHFGADPALLRLEADGRRRARERRKRQRQMEAQTQRGTIRAVLMTDAGSQGSDWDGKQPFSKGTRRLPELRLVLLGERETGKSSAGNTILGGGGEAAGFFQTGRVTEECARCQAEVAMRLVTVVDTPGWEGGVAGPTPERVKREMVWGSVSLCPPGPHAVLLTLRVDTLVGSTPVREHLELLGEEVWRHAVLLFTHGDQLREGVGIEQHIQSGGRDLKWLVEKCGSRYHVISNLNGCGDAAQVSGLLEKVEKMVAGNRCEAFSSLVQEVSDLTRQRNEKSNQRLKEVGDKMQRQEMELKRMREREVKSIRWFFDRKKKVKSPGKSGVEKEEDGGEEEEEKRSDGRKNEMGELEERIRWLTEDKEREIQDLAAENYRFIAALDQRSRELEEIVIKREEKEREIEELNERVDEQQVKLLDLERVVEEKEQDKKEREEEFRGKHQEWRREAEELKDRIALEEKEKEEWIERGKTSQNEMYESKQLYEERRLQYEEEMQRKLHEKEEEMERKLHEKEEEMERKVHEKEEEMERKVHEKEEEMERKLHEKEEEMERKLHEKEEEMEGVRLLSETRETERRDEQRKRDEREKKEMSKLKEIIEKKNKEITDTQQLVTEKEKEIVKVRARSVDNVKEIERLKENNEQQESEAVAMQRQHTEDKSRRDAESMDKLRGKEVELNNLKQKDGENKRELVSLRQTIKQTKTELENLTAMMEKERMNMIQEYEKEMKTKEEEMRLMLEDNESATSQLQKMEEESRRNISGMTECLRDSQRKVEVLQELNVKLKKEMDNLRKKCQEYEGDQGVQRTERESREADIRELLCGYEEQLKNKDGEIHHVMEERDLEVAALKQTNDERQKELEKMKEEKEVREKQVDEIRGCYEKNLRERQNELKQTAEEKEKELEKRERVYNEKEREQARSKEVLDNRGCELETKEAELVKREEVLVKGEEVLVKGEEELVKREEGLVKGEEGLVKREEGLVKGEERLVKREEGLVKGEERLVKREEELEKREEGLVKTEEELVKREEDLVKGEENLAKGEEELFKREEELVKGEEELMKREEELVKRQEELVKGEEERVKREEELVKREEELVKGEENLAQGEEELFKREEELVKGEEELVKRKEELFKREEELVKGEEELVKGEEALVKGEEELVKQEEVLVKRQEELVKGEEELVKQEEVLVKRQEDQVKGEEKLVKREEELFKREEVQVKEEEKLVKRQEQLVKGEEKLVNREKMLVKREEELEKREEELEKREEELVKREEELVKGEEELEKREEELVKRKEELVKREEELVKGEEELVKGEEELVKREEELVKGEEELVKGEEELVKREEELVKREEELVKGEEELVKRKEELVKREEELVKREEELESRRREVKNWEEDLEIRQKGQEKRKQELWSQEKCLKRKEEESESQEQNICSKEQDVEKIEKELQNRKNQLDSREYDLKTSEENIKKIELDLENLQRQQDNRQLELDERENEQGSGKIEHQNQREDLEKRERELRAREHELDNREHDLRRGEQGLENKEKDVNNRHRDMDKRQEELENIQQDLEKRELHLENREEKIKKHRQALEKREKEIQESKQGLENKEHNLKNEEQELLNRRTELEIQGKHMSNRSQDMEKLEGEVENHQQELKNREEGFDEQMQELRNWEQRLERLETELERRGHEQRNTNNRFKEKEREVNHFEKDPDGRDYDVEIREPNGLIPSHEAHGGDVCDMTARYDNVTLEGIEDSHMMYQEVGVVEKEGQELQGKEPERSGSITDREDQKMMECASSAILNNNSQFERMAAPEEKEEARQNLEEQMIEEEGDKERNREHPKQEGDSQNTGKECVPLKRGSQDEIWPEECKKRGRMGEEEEEEDNYKEIEDVNVISDLKLTPSPGPSVENTKHIQRSELRLVLLGETWSSRHPAGYTILGREASHPGESISMPWRGQIAGRQVSVVEPLGLKWRNGPDGNTSIPTDPTQLQNIFHSVSLSHPGPHAILLVLPAYLSFTQKYRRAVEHHMSVLGEDSWRRTMVLFTWGEALGESAEQHILRNGDLQWLVGQCGGRHHILASRKNNSQTAELMEKIEEMVAGNGDYQCNGD